In Leptospira langatensis, a single window of DNA contains:
- a CDS encoding ammonium transporter — protein sequence MKLAHKLIALLILVVPALLWGQDATTPPPAPAPTLDKGDTAWMIVASTLVFFMIPGLALFYGGIVRSKNVLSTMMHSFIAILVLTLQWTIFGYSFAFDGSNPFYGDFGLLFLNGIDIDTLEGTIPKFIHFLFQGMFALITPALISGAIAERVKLSGYVVFILAWSTLVYDPVAHWVWDSDGWLFQKSALDFAGGTVVHLISGIAGLAAAIVLGKRKGDGPALIAPNNLTYTLIGAGFLWFGWFGFNAGSGLATNGLAARAFAVTLIAPAAAGVAWLLIEYFHTKKATALGAASGIVAGLVVITPAAGFVDAKGAILMGLIVSPICYLAILLKGKLGYDDSLDAFGIHGVGGAIGAILTGVFTVTLGAGVATRGDQIVVQLISVVATGAYSFIVSLALVFIIEKTIGFRISEEKEIAGLDSEIHGEKGYIL from the coding sequence ATGAAATTGGCCCATAAACTAATCGCGCTTCTGATCTTAGTGGTCCCTGCACTTCTTTGGGGTCAGGACGCAACCACACCTCCGCCTGCTCCTGCTCCGACTTTGGACAAAGGGGACACGGCTTGGATGATCGTCGCTTCCACACTCGTGTTCTTCATGATCCCCGGTCTTGCGCTGTTCTACGGCGGGATTGTAAGATCTAAGAACGTTCTCTCTACCATGATGCATAGCTTCATCGCAATCTTGGTTCTCACTCTTCAGTGGACCATTTTCGGATACAGCTTTGCATTCGACGGAAGTAACCCTTTCTATGGCGACTTCGGACTTCTTTTCCTGAACGGAATCGATATCGATACCTTGGAAGGAACTATCCCTAAATTCATTCACTTCCTATTCCAAGGAATGTTCGCTCTAATTACCCCAGCCCTGATCTCGGGTGCGATCGCTGAGAGAGTGAAACTCTCCGGTTACGTCGTATTCATCCTTGCATGGTCTACTCTGGTTTACGATCCAGTCGCACACTGGGTTTGGGACTCCGACGGTTGGTTATTCCAAAAAAGCGCTCTTGACTTTGCGGGAGGAACAGTTGTACACTTGATCTCCGGTATTGCAGGACTCGCAGCAGCGATCGTATTAGGAAAACGTAAAGGTGATGGACCGGCTCTGATCGCTCCAAACAACCTGACCTACACCTTGATCGGTGCCGGGTTCCTTTGGTTCGGATGGTTCGGGTTCAACGCTGGATCCGGTCTGGCGACTAACGGACTCGCAGCAAGAGCTTTCGCAGTGACTTTGATCGCTCCAGCAGCGGCAGGAGTGGCTTGGCTTTTGATCGAATACTTCCATACTAAGAAAGCTACCGCATTGGGTGCTGCTTCCGGTATCGTTGCAGGATTGGTCGTGATCACTCCGGCAGCCGGATTCGTGGACGCAAAAGGCGCGATCCTGATGGGTCTGATCGTTTCTCCGATCTGCTACCTTGCAATTCTTTTGAAAGGTAAACTCGGATATGACGACTCTCTGGATGCATTCGGTATTCACGGTGTGGGCGGTGCGATAGGCGCCATCCTTACGGGTGTATTCACTGTGACTTTGGGAGCCGGGGTTGCTACTCGCGGAGACCAGATCGTAGTCCAGCTAATCAGTGTAGTTGCTACAGGTGCATATTCCTTCATCGTATCCTTGGCCCTTGTTTTCATTATCGAGAAGACAATCGGGTTCAGGATTTCCGAAGAGAAAGAGATCGCAGGTCTCGATTCCGAGATCCACGGAGAGAAAGGTTATATTCTGTAA
- a CDS encoding tetratricopeptide repeat protein, translating to MAGPIIRTYKGGSIIYFEKDRSEDIYVLRQGRVVLTYTAIDTGYEVKEDVRLGEFFGVKSALGKYPREETAQVVGGATVLVFKLNDFEVFVSEKTHLILKMMKVFSSQLRQVHKKLREILGQAEARNPAFELMNVAEVFYKNNNFEHAAYAFGKYLDHYPTGPYAGRATELQDLARKGTPYPINMPPLVYEAASTSRMTQENLQNIMKPAAEKTNMGAGTDNTITSLYNRAHTFLNVGKFEEAAAIFKDLMVRSDFKYDSEKKLVDNALFQMGVCFLKLNNLETASNTFSAYIKKHPSGESVKESLFHLAEIAEQQGDRQRAGMLFGKVALLPPERDSLSQKARQKAKELSA from the coding sequence TTGGCTGGGCCCATAATCCGAACTTATAAAGGCGGCTCTATTATTTACTTCGAGAAAGATCGATCGGAGGATATCTATGTCCTTCGCCAAGGTCGAGTCGTACTCACATACACTGCCATAGACACAGGCTACGAAGTAAAAGAAGATGTGAGACTCGGAGAATTCTTCGGAGTAAAATCCGCACTCGGAAAATATCCTAGGGAAGAGACCGCTCAAGTAGTTGGCGGGGCCACCGTTCTAGTTTTCAAATTAAACGACTTTGAAGTGTTCGTTTCCGAAAAAACCCATCTCATCCTAAAGATGATGAAGGTTTTCTCCAGCCAGCTTCGCCAGGTTCACAAGAAATTGAGAGAGATTCTCGGCCAAGCAGAGGCCAGAAATCCAGCGTTCGAGTTAATGAACGTCGCAGAAGTATTCTACAAGAATAATAACTTCGAACACGCGGCATACGCATTCGGCAAATACTTGGACCATTATCCGACCGGACCGTATGCAGGACGGGCCACCGAGCTTCAGGATCTGGCGAGAAAAGGAACTCCGTACCCGATCAATATGCCTCCTTTGGTCTACGAGGCCGCTTCTACGAGTAGAATGACCCAAGAGAATCTGCAGAATATCATGAAGCCCGCTGCAGAGAAAACGAATATGGGAGCGGGAACGGACAATACCATCACCTCTCTCTATAATAGAGCTCATACCTTCCTAAATGTGGGCAAATTCGAAGAAGCGGCGGCCATCTTCAAAGACCTAATGGTTCGCAGTGATTTCAAATACGATAGTGAGAAGAAGTTGGTAGATAATGCTCTCTTCCAGATGGGAGTCTGCTTCTTAAAACTGAACAATTTGGAAACAGCAAGCAATACCTTCTCCGCTTATATCAAAAAGCATCCTTCGGGCGAATCCGTAAAAGAGTCCTTATTCCATCTGGCAGAGATCGCCGAACAACAAGGAGATCGCCAAAGGGCCGGGATGCTATTCGGCAAGGTAGCATTGCTTCCTCCGGAAAGAGACAGCCTATCTCAGAAAGCAAGGCAGAAAGCCAAGGAGCTGAGCGCTTAA
- the fusA gene encoding elongation factor G yields the protein MSTAVADFKPTEKLLKTRNIGISAHIDSGKTTLTERILFYTNRIHAIHEVRGKDGVGAKMDSMELERERGITIQSAATYCQWKGHTINIIDTPGHVDFTVEVERSLRVLDSAILVLCGVSGVQSQSITVDRQMRRYNVPRVAFINKLDRTGANPFRVIEQLREKLKHNAVPVQIPIGLEGDLVGIVDLVIMKAVYFEGKDGMEIVEKEIPAELQELAQKKREELLDAASMFSDELTEAMLEGEPTVEQIKTAIRNGAISLKLTPVFMGSAFKNKGVQKLLDGVLDYLASPVDVVNSALDIKNESEKVVLPSDKDKPLVCLAFKLEDGRYGQLTYVRVYQGRIQKGMTIYNMSTNKKHNVGRLCRMHSDEMEDIEFAEAGDIIALFGIDCASGDTFTDGKMNVSMESMFVPAPVISLTIEAKESKHLNNLAKALNRFTKEDPTFQTHVDQESGQTIIKGMGELHLEVYIERMKREYGVELITGAPQVAYRETITSRADFDYTHKKQTGGQGQFGRVAGFIEPIPLEEDKNYEFVNSVVGGAIPREFISSVDKGFRSCLDRGSMIGFPIIGVKLTINDGSYHDVDSSDMAFQIAGRYAFRQGFSKANPQILEPIMRVEVDGPAEFQGPILASLNQRRGMILNTTEQDGYCKVEAEVPLSDMFGYSTVIRSSTQGKAEFSMEFSRYAPVPRNVAEELQKKYKPNSKDED from the coding sequence ATGAGCACTGCAGTTGCGGACTTTAAACCAACCGAGAAACTCCTAAAGACTAGGAACATCGGTATTTCCGCCCATATCGACTCAGGAAAAACAACCCTGACCGAGAGGATTCTATTTTATACGAACCGTATTCACGCCATCCACGAAGTTCGTGGTAAAGACGGAGTCGGAGCGAAAATGGACAGTATGGAGTTGGAGAGAGAAAGAGGGATTACTATCCAATCCGCTGCTACTTACTGCCAGTGGAAGGGCCATACTATCAATATTATCGATACTCCGGGTCACGTTGACTTTACCGTAGAGGTTGAGCGCTCTTTGAGAGTTCTCGACTCCGCGATTCTCGTGCTTTGTGGGGTTTCCGGTGTGCAATCTCAGTCCATTACAGTGGACAGACAGATGCGCCGCTATAACGTTCCTCGCGTTGCTTTTATCAATAAACTGGACCGTACCGGTGCAAACCCTTTCCGCGTGATCGAGCAATTGCGTGAGAAATTGAAGCATAACGCGGTTCCTGTCCAAATCCCGATCGGTCTCGAAGGAGATCTAGTTGGGATCGTAGACTTGGTCATCATGAAAGCCGTTTATTTCGAAGGAAAAGACGGAATGGAGATCGTTGAGAAGGAAATTCCTGCAGAATTACAAGAACTCGCTCAGAAAAAACGCGAGGAACTCTTGGACGCTGCTTCTATGTTCTCGGACGAATTGACCGAGGCAATGTTAGAAGGAGAGCCTACTGTTGAGCAGATCAAGACTGCGATCCGTAACGGAGCGATCTCTCTCAAACTGACCCCAGTATTCATGGGTTCTGCTTTCAAGAACAAGGGAGTTCAAAAACTTCTGGATGGAGTTTTGGATTACCTGGCTTCTCCTGTGGACGTTGTAAACTCCGCTCTGGACATCAAAAACGAGTCCGAGAAAGTCGTATTACCTTCTGACAAGGACAAACCTCTCGTTTGCCTCGCATTCAAACTCGAGGACGGACGTTACGGCCAGTTGACCTATGTGCGTGTATACCAAGGACGTATCCAAAAGGGTATGACCATCTACAACATGTCTACCAACAAGAAACATAACGTTGGTCGTCTATGTCGTATGCACTCCGACGAAATGGAAGATATCGAATTCGCAGAAGCGGGAGATATCATTGCATTATTCGGTATCGATTGTGCTTCCGGGGATACTTTTACCGACGGAAAAATGAACGTTTCCATGGAATCCATGTTCGTTCCTGCTCCGGTAATCTCTCTTACAATCGAGGCCAAAGAATCCAAGCACCTGAACAACTTGGCAAAAGCCCTCAACCGCTTTACCAAGGAAGACCCTACGTTCCAAACTCACGTAGACCAAGAGTCAGGCCAAACCATCATCAAAGGGATGGGAGAGCTTCACTTAGAAGTTTATATCGAAAGGATGAAACGAGAGTACGGAGTAGAGCTGATCACTGGAGCTCCTCAGGTTGCGTATCGTGAGACCATCACTTCTCGCGCCGACTTTGACTATACCCACAAGAAACAAACGGGTGGTCAGGGACAGTTCGGTCGTGTGGCTGGATTTATCGAGCCGATCCCATTGGAAGAAGATAAGAATTACGAATTCGTAAACAGTGTCGTGGGAGGAGCAATCCCTCGCGAATTTATCTCCTCCGTTGATAAGGGATTCAGAAGCTGCTTAGATCGCGGAAGTATGATCGGATTCCCTATCATCGGGGTAAAACTGACCATCAACGACGGATCTTACCACGATGTGGACTCTTCCGATATGGCATTCCAGATCGCAGGACGCTATGCATTCCGCCAAGGATTCAGCAAAGCAAATCCTCAGATCCTGGAACCGATCATGAGAGTAGAAGTGGACGGACCTGCGGAATTCCAAGGTCCAATCCTAGCTTCCTTGAACCAAAGACGGGGGATGATCCTGAACACCACCGAGCAAGACGGATATTGCAAAGTGGAAGCGGAAGTACCTCTTTCCGATATGTTCGGATACTCTACCGTGATCCGTTCCTCTACCCAAGGAAAGGCCGAATTCTCCATGGAATTCTCTCGTTACGCTCCTGTTCCAAGAAACGTAGCGGAAGAATTGCAAAAGAAATACAAGCCGAACTCCAAAGACGAAGATTGA
- a CDS encoding P-II family nitrogen regulator has protein sequence MKLIVAIIQPHKLEEVKAELTKNEIYRLTVSDVQGYGQQKGKTEVFRGHEYQVNLLRKVRLEIAVNDEFVKPTVDAILKAAKTGDGKIGDGKILILPLEDVIRIRTGERGSSAI, from the coding sequence ATGAAATTAATCGTAGCAATTATCCAGCCACATAAACTGGAAGAGGTAAAAGCCGAGCTTACTAAGAATGAAATCTACAGACTTACCGTAAGCGACGTGCAAGGCTACGGGCAGCAGAAAGGGAAAACGGAAGTATTCCGCGGACATGAATACCAAGTGAACCTTTTAAGAAAGGTAAGATTAGAGATCGCGGTAAACGACGAGTTCGTTAAGCCCACCGTTGACGCTATTCTGAAAGCTGCCAAGACCGGCGATGGAAAGATCGGAGACGGAAAGATCCTTATCCTTCCTCTCGAAGACGTGATCCGTATCCGTACCGGAGAAAGAGGAAGCTCAGCGATTTAA
- a CDS encoding Crp/Fnr family transcriptional regulator — protein sequence MDLMLESMFSKFGKTYEPNQIIFCENEPGNDFFLIQAGKVKITKTVGNSIKTLDILEQGDIFGEMAILEEQPRSATAIAISEVKVLNFNRANFELLLTKNPTLALKILTIFSVRIYDAKRRLLILLLDDIIGKVADVFLMLYEKMHTHTEFKEVVLNVTVEDVADWCAQPVGEVQKVVNQFAKSGKIEIYSDKIVIHNINDFQRIVSQKRKPA from the coding sequence ATGGATTTAATGCTCGAGTCCATGTTCTCCAAGTTCGGTAAAACCTACGAACCGAACCAGATCATCTTTTGCGAGAACGAGCCAGGAAACGATTTCTTTCTCATCCAGGCGGGAAAGGTGAAGATCACCAAAACAGTGGGAAATTCCATCAAAACCCTGGATATCCTGGAGCAAGGGGATATCTTCGGAGAGATGGCGATCCTAGAAGAACAGCCCCGAAGCGCTACCGCGATCGCCATTTCCGAAGTAAAGGTGCTCAATTTCAACCGGGCTAACTTCGAACTATTACTTACTAAGAACCCTACTCTGGCTCTTAAGATCCTGACCATCTTCTCCGTGCGGATTTACGATGCGAAACGAAGATTGCTTATCCTTCTTCTAGACGATATCATAGGCAAGGTTGCCGACGTGTTCCTTATGCTTTATGAGAAAATGCATACGCATACCGAATTCAAGGAAGTGGTGCTGAACGTTACCGTCGAGGATGTGGCGGATTGGTGTGCCCAGCCGGTGGGAGAGGTCCAGAAGGTCGTAAACCAATTTGCGAAAAGCGGTAAAATCGAGATCTACTCGGATAAAATCGTTATTCACAATATCAACGACTTCCAGAGAATAGTCTCCCAGAAGCGCAAGCCTGCTTAA
- a CDS encoding amidohydrolase family protein, with protein MEWEIVNSRAVTPNGVLENATIRIKDGRIVSVSSGTPKESLSIRLNLGGLFVYPGLINAHDHLLGTYLPKVGTNRPYLNWLPWDNDLKSSVVYAERQQLEPEQLYLLGSYKNLISGVTSVLDHIPHFVQTPFLERSPVRILDHFTLAHSICSYSLNWGDGPEIEYARAKEGNLPFITHISEGFDEESRNAVRYLKSIGCLGDNTVLVHGIAFDSEDIQSLAQAKAHLVWCPESNLFMFGKTTSIQEVLEAGVNVSLGTDSPMSGSLNILDEIHSARNFFQKEYGKELDPKLVFKMVTENPAKALRISNDLGRLEAGKIADLLVLSSEKEDAYQALCSADLSSVRLVVRDGKPSYGDHSLKEFFDETGVAGREIKIAGTDKYLAGDPLGLLESVTRALGYKKDLAFFPVG; from the coding sequence ATGGAATGGGAAATCGTAAATTCTAGAGCGGTAACTCCGAATGGAGTACTAGAGAACGCGACGATCCGTATCAAGGATGGTCGGATCGTATCCGTATCTTCCGGAACCCCTAAGGAATCCCTTTCTATCCGATTGAATCTGGGCGGATTATTCGTGTACCCGGGATTGATCAACGCTCACGACCATCTTCTTGGGACCTATCTTCCAAAAGTAGGGACGAATCGTCCTTATTTGAACTGGCTTCCTTGGGACAACGATCTCAAATCTTCCGTCGTGTATGCGGAAAGACAGCAATTGGAGCCGGAGCAGCTCTATCTATTGGGTTCCTACAAGAACCTGATCAGCGGAGTGACTTCCGTATTGGATCATATTCCCCATTTCGTCCAAACTCCTTTCTTGGAAAGATCTCCGGTCCGAATTCTGGATCATTTTACTCTGGCGCATAGCATCTGCTCTTATTCCTTAAACTGGGGAGACGGACCCGAAATAGAATACGCAAGGGCCAAGGAAGGAAACCTTCCCTTTATCACTCATATCAGCGAAGGATTCGACGAGGAATCCAGGAATGCGGTCCGATATCTGAAATCCATAGGTTGTCTCGGCGACAATACTGTACTCGTTCATGGGATCGCATTCGATTCAGAAGATATCCAGAGCCTAGCACAAGCGAAGGCTCACTTGGTTTGGTGTCCGGAATCCAATCTGTTCATGTTCGGCAAGACCACTTCCATCCAAGAAGTTTTAGAAGCGGGAGTCAACGTGAGTCTTGGAACGGATTCCCCCATGTCCGGATCCTTGAACATTTTGGATGAGATCCATTCCGCCCGAAATTTCTTTCAAAAGGAATACGGAAAGGAATTAGACCCGAAACTAGTTTTCAAAATGGTCACCGAGAATCCGGCCAAAGCTTTACGGATTTCGAATGACTTAGGCAGACTGGAAGCAGGCAAGATCGCGGATCTACTCGTGCTTTCTTCCGAAAAAGAAGACGCATACCAAGCACTTTGCTCGGCGGATCTTTCTTCCGTACGATTGGTAGTGCGAGATGGGAAGCCTTCTTATGGCGACCATTCTTTGAAAGAATTTTTCGACGAAACCGGCGTTGCTGGACGTGAAATTAAGATCGCGGGAACCGATAAATACCTTGCAGGAGACCCCCTAGGGTTGCTAGAATCGGTCACCCGGGCCCTTGGTTACAAAAAGGATTTGGCATTTTTTCCTGTCGGGTGA
- a CDS encoding LIC_10271 family cell wall hydrolase encodes MREKYPNRSVCLGVLFVIFFPLSRFAGTPTKTHTVQPKETAFSISRKYGMDWRILMEWNGKKETEGLKVGERLHIPPDPNPKNQEETNSSSHSSVSYEKGKFRSPLKKLPPVALPYSNLSYYPNRGVLFKASRFKEVHPASSGKVVVLDQMDGYRKYIILEHKGGYSSVYANLRSVSVKEGETVKPGETIGELEEGKGLYFQLNQGTKAIDPIPLLRN; translated from the coding sequence ATGCGGGAGAAATATCCAAACCGATCCGTTTGCTTAGGGGTCCTTTTCGTAATCTTCTTCCCGCTTAGCCGATTCGCAGGAACTCCTACAAAGACCCATACCGTCCAGCCCAAGGAAACCGCCTTCTCCATCAGTCGAAAGTACGGCATGGATTGGAGGATCCTAATGGAATGGAATGGGAAGAAGGAGACGGAAGGATTGAAAGTCGGAGAAAGGCTCCACATTCCCCCGGATCCGAACCCTAAAAATCAGGAAGAGACGAATTCTTCCTCACATTCTTCCGTCTCTTATGAAAAAGGAAAGTTCCGTTCTCCTTTGAAGAAGCTTCCCCCTGTGGCATTACCTTATTCGAATCTCTCCTATTATCCGAACCGAGGAGTCTTATTCAAGGCGAGCCGCTTTAAAGAAGTGCATCCTGCTTCTTCCGGCAAAGTAGTTGTACTGGACCAAATGGACGGTTATAGGAAATATATTATTTTAGAGCATAAGGGCGGATATTCCAGCGTATATGCAAACCTTCGATCCGTTTCCGTGAAAGAAGGAGAGACTGTGAAGCCCGGCGAGACCATTGGCGAGTTGGAAGAAGGAAAAGGCCTGTATTTTCAACTCAATCAGGGGACTAAGGCGATCGATCCTATTCCTCTTTTAAGAAATTAA
- the prmC gene encoding peptide chain release factor N(5)-glutamine methyltransferase — MADSQDNVLNLLKKSEEFLKKKNIPSARLDAEILLADLLKIQRVKLYIDFERPLSVSEKDEYRERIVQRSKFRPTAYIIGKKAFFDSEFQVNESVLIPRPETEELVAWILEEYSQKDSSLNALDLCSGSGCIGISLAKARRNWQVSFSDLSTEAIEMNRKNIQEILNSEDRFQLYQGDLFSSLPGENQFDLIVSNPPYIPESEKPSIMPDVAEYEPHLALFVQDFENFHKRILIEALPFLKPNGVLYLETHPKYAGWLKETALSLGYSEAISKRDLSGRDSFVRLKRA, encoded by the coding sequence ATGGCCGATTCCCAAGACAACGTTCTCAATCTACTCAAGAAGTCCGAAGAATTCTTAAAGAAGAAGAATATACCCTCAGCTCGCCTGGATGCAGAGATCCTTCTCGCAGATTTGCTTAAGATCCAGAGGGTCAAACTCTATATAGATTTCGAAAGACCTCTTTCCGTTTCGGAAAAAGACGAGTATAGAGAAAGGATCGTGCAAAGATCCAAGTTCCGGCCCACAGCATATATCATCGGAAAGAAAGCCTTCTTCGATTCCGAATTCCAAGTAAACGAATCAGTACTGATCCCAAGACCGGAAACGGAAGAATTAGTAGCCTGGATCTTAGAAGAATATTCCCAGAAAGACTCCTCTTTGAACGCATTGGATCTTTGCTCCGGAAGCGGCTGCATAGGGATCAGCCTCGCCAAGGCTCGCCGCAACTGGCAGGTTTCCTTTTCGGATCTTTCTACAGAAGCGATAGAGATGAACCGAAAGAATATTCAGGAAATCTTAAATTCAGAGGATCGTTTTCAATTATACCAGGGAGATCTCTTCTCTTCCCTTCCGGGGGAAAATCAATTCGATCTCATCGTTTCCAATCCCCCGTACATTCCTGAATCGGAAAAACCTTCTATCATGCCTGATGTGGCCGAATACGAACCTCATCTAGCTCTCTTTGTTCAGGATTTCGAGAATTTTCATAAGAGAATTCTAATAGAAGCTCTGCCTTTCTTGAAACCAAATGGGGTCCTCTATTTGGAAACCCATCCTAAATATGCGGGTTGGCTCAAGGAAACTGCTCTCTCTCTTGGTTATTCCGAAGCGATCTCCAAGAGAGATCTCTCCGGAAGGGACAGTTTCGTTAGATTGAAGCGGGCATAA